A single genomic interval of Oceanithermus profundus DSM 14977 harbors:
- a CDS encoding ribulose-phosphate 3-epimerase, which translates to MPETLLSVGVLAADLGRLAEELARLEEAGADWIHLDVMDGVFAPQILGDVALFRAVRRLTSLPLDVHLMVQNPERHVAAFEGADWITVHAEAGPHLHRAVAEAKRVGARAGVALNPGTHISGVVALVDEIDLVLFVAVDPGFPGGGFVRGTLRKVAQLRRKLDDLGVSGVRIGVDGGIDLTNAAEVAASGADVVVSGSAVFKGAGPEENIQAFHTAFGRKG; encoded by the coding sequence ATGCCTGAGACCCTGCTTTCGGTGGGCGTGCTCGCGGCCGACCTGGGGCGGCTGGCCGAGGAGCTGGCGCGGCTCGAGGAAGCCGGGGCGGACTGGATCCACCTCGACGTGATGGACGGCGTCTTCGCCCCGCAGATCCTGGGCGACGTCGCCCTCTTCAGGGCGGTGCGCCGCCTTACCAGCCTGCCGCTGGACGTGCACCTGATGGTGCAAAACCCCGAGCGGCACGTGGCCGCCTTCGAGGGGGCGGACTGGATCACCGTCCACGCCGAGGCGGGGCCGCACCTGCACCGGGCGGTGGCCGAGGCCAAGCGCGTGGGAGCCAGGGCGGGCGTGGCCCTGAACCCCGGGACCCACATCAGCGGCGTGGTGGCGCTGGTCGACGAAATCGACCTCGTCCTCTTCGTGGCCGTGGACCCGGGCTTCCCGGGCGGCGGCTTCGTTCGCGGTACGCTGCGCAAGGTCGCGCAGCTGCGCCGGAAGCTCGACGACCTGGGGGTGAGCGGCGTCCGCATCGGCGTCGACGGCGGCATCGATCTGACCAACGCGGCCGAGGTCGCCGCCAGCGGCGCCGACGTGGTGGTTTCGGGCTCGGCGGTCTTCAAGGGCGCCGGACCCGAGGAGAACATCCAAGCGTTCCATACGGCCTTCGGACGGAAAGGATAG
- the mtnK gene encoding S-methyl-5-thioribose kinase, with the protein MAYQPLTPETLLDYLKGRPALAGILPPDETYDVQEVGDGNLNLVFVVQSRENPVHTLVVKQALPYLRVVGEDWPLTRDRVIYETEALKLHNKYAPGLAPQVYDHDYEMSTLMMENLNRHEIMRKPLVRRVKFPNFAEDIATFLANTLFHTSDLYLKGEEKKALVERFMNPHLRKLQEDFVYTNPFKESPENNWNPLLDDLVQEVRRDGELKERVAWLKEGYMNHAQSLIHADLHTGSIMINQEETRVIDPEFAFVGPAGYDVAAVLQNLMLSYASHYAHTPDPEERADYQAWLMETMKQIWERFAQKFENLWVAHPEGDLMPADYWDYPGGEADFARFRKDYLAGIFRDMVGIAGTKALRRMMGIVSVWDISSIEDPEKRAVAERFAIQVGRRWIKEMDEIANIDRFLDVMREEAERVHA; encoded by the coding sequence GTGGCCTACCAACCGCTCACCCCCGAAACGCTCCTCGACTACCTGAAGGGCCGGCCGGCGCTGGCCGGGATCCTGCCGCCGGACGAGACCTACGACGTCCAGGAGGTCGGGGACGGCAACCTCAACCTGGTCTTCGTGGTCCAGAGCCGCGAGAACCCGGTGCACACCCTGGTGGTCAAGCAGGCGCTCCCCTACCTGCGCGTCGTCGGCGAGGACTGGCCGCTCACCCGCGACCGCGTCATCTACGAGACCGAGGCGCTCAAGCTCCACAACAAGTACGCCCCCGGGCTGGCGCCACAGGTCTACGACCACGACTACGAGATGTCCACGCTGATGATGGAGAACCTGAACCGCCACGAGATCATGCGCAAGCCGCTGGTCCGTCGGGTCAAGTTCCCGAACTTCGCCGAGGACATCGCCACCTTCCTAGCGAACACCCTCTTCCACACCTCCGACCTCTACCTGAAGGGTGAGGAGAAGAAGGCGCTCGTGGAGCGCTTCATGAACCCCCATCTGCGCAAGCTGCAGGAGGACTTCGTCTACACCAACCCCTTCAAAGAATCGCCCGAGAACAACTGGAACCCGCTGCTCGACGACCTGGTGCAGGAGGTCCGCCGCGACGGCGAGCTCAAGGAGCGCGTGGCCTGGCTGAAGGAAGGCTACATGAACCATGCGCAGTCGCTGATCCACGCCGACCTGCACACCGGCTCAATCATGATCAACCAGGAAGAGACCCGGGTCATCGACCCCGAGTTCGCCTTCGTGGGGCCGGCGGGGTACGACGTGGCCGCGGTGCTGCAGAACCTGATGCTCAGCTACGCCTCCCACTACGCCCACACCCCCGACCCGGAAGAGCGCGCCGACTACCAGGCCTGGCTCATGGAGACGATGAAGCAGATCTGGGAGCGGTTCGCCCAGAAGTTCGAGAACCTCTGGGTCGCGCACCCCGAGGGCGACCTCATGCCCGCGGACTACTGGGACTACCCGGGCGGCGAAGCCGACTTCGCCCGCTTCCGCAAGGACTACCTCGCCGGCATCTTCCGCGACATGGTGGGCATCGCCGGCACCAAGGCGCTCCGGCGCATGATGGGCATCGTCAGCGTCTGGGACATCTCCAGCATCGAGGATCCGGAAAAGCGCGCCGTGGCCGAGCGCTTCGCCATCCAGGTGGGGCGCCGCTGGATCAAGGAGATGGACGAGATCGCGAACATCGACCGGTTCCTCGACGTCATGCGGGAGGAGGCGGAAAGGGTTCATGCCTGA
- the mtnA gene encoding S-methyl-5-thioribose-1-phosphate isomerase: MNVGGEHYRTIWLKPGDDRVVQIIDQRPLPHAFVIEDLASSDAMARAIKEMHLRGAGLIGAAAGWGMYLAALEAPQASMEAFLGYLQAAGEKLKKTRPTAVNLEWAVDRQLREITGRARTPAEGVRVAHDTAQAIADEDAEFCRRIGEHGVKIIEEIYEKKGDTVHILTHCNAGWLAFVDYGTATAPMYEAQKRGIPIHVWVDETRPRNQGARLTAWELVQQGVPHTVVADNVGGHLMQHGLVDLVITGADRVTRCGDVANKIGTYLKALAAADNGVPFYVALPSSTLDWSICDGVAEIPIEQRGEEEVKYIQGLSDGEVKRVLLTPPESPAANYGFDVTPARLVKGLITERGIAAASEAGLLELYPERR; the protein is encoded by the coding sequence GTGAACGTAGGCGGCGAGCACTACCGCACGATCTGGCTCAAACCCGGCGACGACCGGGTGGTGCAGATCATCGACCAGCGGCCCCTACCCCACGCGTTCGTGATCGAAGACCTGGCGAGCAGCGACGCCATGGCCCGGGCGATCAAGGAAATGCACCTGCGCGGCGCCGGGCTGATCGGCGCGGCCGCCGGCTGGGGCATGTACCTGGCGGCGCTCGAGGCCCCGCAGGCTTCGATGGAAGCCTTCCTGGGCTACCTGCAGGCGGCAGGCGAGAAGCTCAAGAAGACCCGCCCCACCGCGGTCAACCTCGAGTGGGCCGTGGACCGCCAGCTGCGCGAGATCACCGGCCGCGCCCGGACCCCCGCGGAAGGGGTGCGGGTCGCGCACGACACCGCCCAGGCCATCGCCGACGAGGACGCCGAGTTCTGCCGCCGCATCGGCGAGCACGGGGTGAAGATCATCGAGGAGATCTACGAGAAGAAGGGCGATACCGTCCACATCCTCACCCACTGCAACGCCGGCTGGCTCGCCTTCGTGGACTACGGCACCGCCACCGCGCCCATGTACGAGGCGCAGAAGCGCGGCATCCCCATCCACGTCTGGGTGGACGAGACCCGGCCCCGCAACCAGGGCGCGCGGCTGACGGCCTGGGAACTGGTGCAGCAGGGCGTGCCCCACACCGTGGTGGCCGACAACGTGGGCGGGCACCTGATGCAGCACGGCCTGGTGGACCTGGTGATCACAGGCGCCGACCGGGTGACCCGCTGCGGCGACGTGGCCAACAAGATCGGCACCTACCTCAAGGCCCTGGCCGCCGCCGACAACGGCGTACCCTTCTACGTGGCGCTGCCCAGCAGCACCCTCGACTGGTCGATCTGCGACGGCGTCGCCGAGATCCCCATCGAGCAGCGCGGCGAGGAGGAGGTCAAGTACATCCAGGGGCTCTCCGACGGCGAGGTCAAGCGCGTCCTCCTCACCCCGCCCGAAAGCCCCGCCGCCAACTACGGCTTCGACGTCACCCCGGCCCGGCTGGTGAAAGGCCTCATCACCGAGCGCGGCATCGCCGCCGCCAGCGAAGCGGGCCTGCTCGAGCTCTACCCCGAAAGGAGGTAA
- a CDS encoding ABC transporter permease, whose protein sequence is MANEPHDSPNPSGRWRTFLAKSREFAPVWTLLALILFFSVYSDSFLTLENAANILNQVALLAIMGTGITFVLLTAQIDLSVSYMATFAGVVAAYYTAGHLPQPWPIVAALLAAGALGWINGVGTARLGIPSFMVTLAMSLIASGLSLYLTRGRILFDLPPLSETLGSGRILGVKWLVIVAALTLLVGHLVLKYTRFGRYVYMTGANPKAAELAGVNTRGVVTAVMVIGALTAGLAGVVGIGRLGSATPTAFDGMLIDAIGAVVLGGTSLFGGVGGIPQTIVGLLILGVLRNGLDQVSVDIYMKTLITGVILLAALVFNILFAGRKEA, encoded by the coding sequence ATGGCAAACGAACCCCACGACTCCCCCAACCCCTCCGGCCGCTGGCGGACCTTTCTGGCCAAGAGCCGCGAGTTCGCCCCGGTCTGGACGCTGCTGGCGCTGATCCTGTTCTTCTCGGTCTACTCCGACAGCTTCCTCACGCTGGAGAACGCCGCCAACATCCTCAACCAGGTCGCGCTGCTGGCCATCATGGGCACGGGCATCACCTTCGTGCTGCTCACCGCCCAGATCGACCTCTCGGTCTCCTACATGGCCACCTTCGCCGGGGTGGTGGCGGCCTACTACACCGCCGGCCACCTGCCCCAGCCCTGGCCCATCGTCGCGGCGCTGCTGGCCGCGGGCGCGCTGGGCTGGATCAACGGCGTGGGCACCGCACGGCTCGGCATCCCCTCGTTCATGGTCACCCTGGCCATGTCGCTCATCGCCTCGGGCCTCAGCCTCTACCTGACGCGCGGCCGCATCCTCTTCGACCTGCCGCCGCTCTCGGAGACCCTGGGCAGCGGCCGCATCCTCGGGGTCAAGTGGCTGGTCATCGTCGCCGCGCTCACCCTCCTGGTCGGCCACCTGGTGCTCAAGTACACCCGCTTCGGCCGGTACGTCTACATGACCGGCGCCAACCCCAAGGCCGCCGAGCTGGCCGGGGTGAACACCCGGGGCGTGGTCACCGCGGTGATGGTCATCGGGGCGCTCACCGCCGGCCTCGCCGGCGTGGTGGGCATCGGCCGCCTCGGCAGCGCCACCCCCACCGCCTTCGACGGCATGCTCATCGACGCCATCGGCGCGGTGGTGCTCGGCGGCACCTCGCTCTTCGGGGGCGTGGGCGGCATCCCCCAGACGATCGTGGGGCTCTTGATCCTGGGGGTGCTGCGCAACGGCCTCGACCAGGTTTCGGTGGACATCTACATGAAGACCCTGATCACCGGCGTCATCTTGCTCGCGGCGCTGGTGTTCAACATCCTCTTCGCGGGCAGAAAGGAAGCATGA
- a CDS encoding sugar ABC transporter ATP-binding protein produces the protein METTAPLLELHHVAKRFGGIQALSDIDFDVRRGEVHALVGENGAGKSTMMKILAGVIPDYEGEMVWQGRTVRLKNPRHALDLGIAMIHQELSVMPELTVAENIFLGRQPLSGGVVDWPRIFREAEAILAELGFAHVNVREPLERYPLGVHQLTEIARALTSGAELIIMDEPTSALSPMETRHLLELTRNLARAGKAVVYISHFLEEVTWVADRVTVLRDGRKIATLEAGATDKQELVRLMLGKEAAFFEESYMGGRTVVDRHAASEPVLVVEGLTRPRTFTDVRLELHPGEILGLYGLIGSGHFELGEAVYGLLKPAAGRILLEGRPVGVGPRRAIDRGVAYVPPSRRTGLFLEKPIYQNVTLPWLAQISGLVPQIPREVAVTDEVIRRVGVRPPDPLKEVVFLSGGNQQKVAIARWLVEPPKVFVVSEPTRGMDVGAKEEVMKILRELSQAGVGVLLISSEPETVLAASERILVMAKGRIVREFVGETVTKEQLLHAAAGELAEAR, from the coding sequence ATGGAAACGACCGCACCCCTGCTCGAGCTCCACCACGTCGCCAAGCGCTTCGGCGGCATCCAGGCCCTTTCGGACATCGACTTCGACGTGCGCCGCGGCGAGGTGCACGCCCTCGTCGGCGAGAACGGCGCGGGCAAGTCCACGATGATGAAGATCCTCGCCGGCGTCATCCCCGACTACGAGGGGGAGATGGTCTGGCAGGGCCGGACGGTGCGGCTCAAGAACCCGCGCCACGCCCTCGACCTGGGCATCGCCATGATCCACCAGGAGTTGAGCGTGATGCCCGAGCTGACCGTCGCCGAGAACATCTTCCTGGGGCGTCAGCCGCTCTCCGGCGGGGTGGTGGACTGGCCGCGGATCTTCCGCGAGGCCGAGGCCATCCTGGCCGAGCTGGGTTTCGCGCACGTGAACGTCCGCGAGCCGCTCGAGCGCTACCCGCTGGGCGTGCACCAGCTCACCGAGATCGCCCGCGCCCTCACCTCGGGGGCCGAGCTGATCATCATGGACGAGCCCACCAGCGCCCTCAGCCCCATGGAGACCCGCCACCTGCTCGAGCTGACGCGCAACCTGGCGCGCGCCGGCAAGGCCGTGGTCTACATCTCCCATTTTCTCGAGGAGGTCACCTGGGTGGCCGACCGGGTCACGGTGCTGCGCGACGGGCGCAAGATCGCCACGCTCGAGGCCGGGGCCACCGACAAACAAGAACTCGTCCGGCTCATGCTGGGCAAGGAGGCCGCCTTCTTCGAAGAGTCCTACATGGGCGGCCGCACCGTCGTCGACCGCCACGCCGCCTCGGAGCCGGTGCTCGTCGTGGAGGGCCTGACGCGGCCGCGCACCTTCACCGACGTTCGCCTCGAGCTCCATCCCGGGGAGATCCTGGGCCTTTACGGCCTGATCGGCTCGGGCCACTTCGAGCTGGGCGAGGCGGTGTACGGCCTGCTCAAGCCCGCCGCGGGCCGGATCCTCCTGGAAGGACGGCCGGTCGGCGTCGGACCGCGGCGGGCCATCGACCGCGGCGTCGCCTACGTGCCCCCTTCCCGGCGCACCGGGCTGTTTTTGGAGAAACCAATTTACCAAAACGTAACCCTGCCCTGGCTGGCGCAGATCTCCGGGCTGGTGCCGCAGATCCCCCGCGAGGTCGCCGTGACCGACGAGGTGATCCGCCGCGTCGGCGTGCGCCCGCCCGATCCGCTCAAGGAGGTCGTCTTCCTCAGCGGCGGCAACCAGCAGAAGGTGGCCATCGCCCGCTGGCTGGTGGAACCCCCGAAGGTCTTCGTCGTCAGCGAGCCCACGCGCGGCATGGACGTCGGGGCCAAGGAAGAGGTGATGAAGATCCTGCGTGAACTCAGCCAGGCCGGCGTGGGCGTGCTGCTCATCTCCTCGGAACCCGAGACGGTGCTGGCCGCGAGCGAGCGCATTTTGGTGATGGCCAAGGGCCGCATCGTGCGCGAGTTCGTGGGCGAGACCGTGACCAAGGAACAGCTGCTGCACGCCGCCGCCGGCGAGCTGGCCGAAGCGAGGTAA
- a CDS encoding sugar ABC transporter substrate-binding protein produces MGKPDLSRRKFMIQSALASMGIVAGPAFLQTVRAAEGKNRPLKAAFSNAGLQATWCAQGKDTVEQWGEWLGVEIHWYDGQLDVAKQRAAVDAMAAKDWDFVAIQSLSIGSLVEPVQKMIDKGIPVIAMDTMLAPWGKIKQHTFIAPDNVWMAEQVTQALVDAIGGKGNIVMTQGSLGHTGAQGRAQGFYNVVKRYPDIKVIDESPADWDVAKVAQLWENLLNRYKKIDAAFFHNDDMALAAYHVIKNAGRENEIVLGGIDGMPPAVQAVLDGKLHATARNSSARIHWGALVAGYYAAMLKEQPGKDIPEFILADGPAILPPSKEKTDKPWLLKGYGIGAGPGLLWQEKHFLA; encoded by the coding sequence ATGGGTAAACCCGACCTCAGCCGCCGTAAATTCATGATCCAAAGCGCCCTCGCCTCGATGGGCATCGTCGCCGGCCCTGCCTTCCTGCAGACCGTGCGCGCCGCCGAAGGCAAGAACCGGCCCCTCAAGGCCGCCTTCTCCAACGCCGGCCTCCAGGCCACCTGGTGCGCCCAGGGCAAGGACACCGTCGAGCAGTGGGGCGAGTGGCTGGGCGTGGAGATCCACTGGTACGACGGGCAGCTCGACGTCGCCAAGCAGCGCGCCGCCGTGGACGCCATGGCCGCCAAGGACTGGGACTTCGTCGCCATTCAGTCGCTCTCGATCGGCTCGCTGGTGGAGCCGGTGCAGAAGATGATCGACAAGGGCATCCCGGTCATCGCCATGGACACCATGCTCGCCCCCTGGGGCAAGATCAAGCAGCACACCTTCATCGCCCCCGACAACGTCTGGATGGCCGAGCAGGTTACGCAGGCTCTGGTGGACGCCATCGGCGGCAAGGGCAACATCGTCATGACCCAGGGCTCGCTGGGCCACACCGGGGCCCAGGGGCGGGCGCAGGGCTTTTACAACGTGGTCAAGCGCTACCCCGATATCAAGGTGATCGACGAGTCGCCCGCCGACTGGGACGTGGCCAAGGTGGCGCAGCTTTGGGAGAACCTCCTCAACCGCTACAAGAAGATCGACGCCGCCTTCTTCCACAACGACGACATGGCGCTGGCCGCCTACCACGTGATCAAGAACGCCGGCCGCGAGAACGAGATCGTCCTCGGCGGCATCGACGGCATGCCCCCCGCGGTCCAGGCGGTGCTCGACGGCAAGCTGCACGCCACCGCCCGCAACTCCTCGGCGCGCATCCACTGGGGCGCGCTGGTCGCGGGGTACTACGCGGCCATGCTCAAGGAGCAACCGGGCAAGGACATCCCCGAGTTCATCCTCGCCGACGGCCCCGCCATCCTGCCCCCGAGCAAGGAGAAGACCGACAAGCCCTGGCTGCTCAAGGGCTACGGCATCGGCGCCGGCCCCGGCCTGCTCTGGCAGGAGAAGCACTTCCTGGCCTAG
- a CDS encoding MurR/RpiR family transcriptional regulator codes for MGTNARVLSRINSFYDKLSPSERRVADYVREHPEQVIHMPLAKLAQQAGVSDPSVLRFCRAIGYRGYLDFKVALTQDLASPVQFIHETVDPSDGPREIAQKVFAAANRALLETLQSLDTAGIERVVDLIDGAKRTLIIGVGTSAPIAQTFYNRLFRLGLPVWIQTDSYLQLMHAALLGPDDVVVGISQTGASTDPVLTLEEAKKHGAATVAITGSLSSPITQQADVTLYSSYHELRPEAASSRIAQIAIVETIYVALSMRRLKTADSDERRIWEALSRKTL; via the coding sequence ATGGGAACGAACGCAAGGGTACTCTCACGCATCAACAGCTTCTACGACAAGCTCTCGCCCTCGGAACGGCGGGTGGCCGACTACGTGCGCGAGCACCCGGAACAGGTCATCCACATGCCGCTGGCCAAGCTGGCCCAGCAGGCGGGGGTGAGCGACCCCTCGGTGCTGCGCTTCTGCCGCGCCATCGGCTACCGCGGCTACCTCGACTTCAAGGTGGCCCTCACCCAGGACCTGGCCTCGCCGGTGCAGTTCATCCACGAGACCGTCGACCCCTCCGACGGCCCCCGCGAGATCGCGCAGAAGGTCTTCGCCGCCGCCAACCGGGCGCTGCTGGAGACCCTGCAGAGCCTCGACACGGCCGGCATCGAACGCGTCGTCGACCTCATCGACGGCGCCAAGCGCACCCTGATCATCGGCGTGGGCACCTCCGCACCCATCGCCCAAACCTTCTACAACCGCCTCTTCCGCCTGGGCCTGCCCGTCTGGATCCAGACCGACTCCTACCTGCAGCTCATGCACGCCGCCCTCCTGGGGCCGGACGACGTGGTGGTCGGCATCTCCCAGACCGGGGCCTCGACCGACCCCGTGCTCACGCTCGAGGAGGCCAAGAAGCACGGGGCCGCCACCGTGGCCATCACCGGCTCGCTCTCGTCGCCCATCACCCAGCAGGCCGACGTCACCCTCTACTCCAGCTACCACGAACTGCGCCCGGAAGCCGCCTCGTCGCGCATCGCCCAGATCGCCATCGTCGAGACGATCTACGTCGCGCTGAGCATGCGCCGCCTCAAGACCGCCGACTCCGACGAGCGGCGCATCTGGGAGGCCCTGTCCCGAAAGACCCTGTGA
- a CDS encoding DNA/RNA nuclease SfsA gives MGLDVRFPESLEARLIRRENRFVVRARSEGRELRLHLPNTGRLAWLAPEARLRYLPRSGGRTEGRVLLARDGAVWALLDSAYAEAGLPRLLERWGWGFVSAQPRVEGSRLDALVRDEAGRERLLELKSVTHVEAGGACFPDAPSARALRHLQLLVRHRGALVFAVLRADAERFAPCPVDPAFGRALCRALEAGLWARAVRARVEPAGLVWDAELPLYCGA, from the coding sequence GTGGGGTTGGACGTGCGTTTTCCCGAGAGCCTCGAGGCCCGCCTGATTCGGCGGGAGAACCGCTTCGTGGTGCGGGCCCGGAGCGAGGGCCGGGAGCTGCGGCTGCACCTGCCCAACACCGGCCGGCTCGCCTGGCTGGCGCCGGAGGCGCGGCTGCGCTACCTGCCGCGCTCGGGCGGGCGCACCGAGGGGCGGGTGCTGCTGGCGCGGGACGGGGCGGTCTGGGCGCTGCTCGACTCGGCGTACGCCGAGGCGGGGCTGCCGCGGCTGCTCGAGCGCTGGGGCTGGGGGTTCGTCTCCGCCCAGCCGCGGGTGGAGGGGAGCCGGCTCGACGCCCTCGTCCGCGACGAAGCGGGGCGCGAGCGGCTCTTGGAGCTCAAGTCGGTCACCCACGTGGAAGCGGGCGGCGCCTGCTTCCCCGACGCCCCCTCGGCGCGGGCCCTGCGGCACCTGCAGCTGCTCGTCCGGCACCGGGGGGCGCTCGTCTTCGCGGTGCTGCGGGCCGACGCCGAGCGGTTCGCCCCCTGCCCGGTCGACCCCGCCTTCGGCCGCGCGCTCTGCCGGGCGCTCGAGGCCGGCCTCTGGGCGCGGGCGGTGCGGGCGCGCGTCGAGCCTGCGGGCCTCGTATGGGACGCAGAGCTCCCCCTATACTGTGGAGCGTGA
- a CDS encoding ATP phosphoribosyltransferase regulatory subunit: protein MIPEGTRYYLPPEAQARLQLTARWRELFAAWGYAPVELPALEIFDPAHPLAERAFKLVDKSGRVLALRSEFTTALVRMAQTQDLGPAPQRLQYAGRLWLRDSEVGLGRMREFAQVGVEVFGASSPRIDAELIALAAEALAAAGLAGARIEVGLPAFVADLLDATGLEPEPVRRLHAAIDRKNTPELAERLERYGVRGALAEALLALPDLFGGREVLAAARRHAVSERARIDLDWLEEVLALLPAGVEPLFDLGMARAYDYYSGIHFRAYTPDFGLPLLGGGRYDGAGVPFAAGFALGLERVLEAAGRPAAAPVPDALALDAATARALRAQGLVVELAWTDDLDELRAYAHARGIPRIAGPEGEVRP, encoded by the coding sequence GTGATCCCCGAAGGGACCCGCTACTACCTGCCGCCCGAGGCGCAGGCGCGGCTGCAGCTGACGGCGCGCTGGCGCGAGCTCTTCGCCGCCTGGGGCTACGCGCCCGTGGAGCTGCCGGCGCTGGAAATCTTCGACCCCGCCCATCCGCTGGCGGAGCGCGCCTTCAAGCTGGTGGACAAGAGCGGCCGGGTGCTGGCGCTGCGCTCGGAGTTCACCACCGCGCTGGTGCGGATGGCGCAGACGCAGGACCTGGGGCCGGCGCCCCAGCGGCTGCAGTACGCCGGGCGGCTGTGGCTGCGCGACAGCGAGGTGGGGCTGGGGCGCATGCGCGAGTTCGCGCAGGTGGGCGTCGAGGTCTTCGGGGCCTCCTCGCCCCGGATCGACGCCGAGTTGATCGCGCTCGCGGCCGAGGCGCTGGCGGCGGCGGGGCTCGCGGGGGCGCGCATCGAGGTGGGCCTCCCCGCCTTCGTGGCCGACCTGCTCGACGCCACCGGCCTGGAGCCGGAACCGGTGCGGCGGCTCCACGCCGCCATCGACCGCAAGAACACCCCGGAGCTGGCCGAGCGGCTCGAGCGCTACGGGGTGCGCGGGGCGCTGGCGGAGGCGCTTCTGGCGTTGCCCGACCTCTTCGGAGGGCGCGAGGTGCTGGCGGCGGCGCGGCGGCACGCGGTGAGCGAGCGGGCGCGCATCGACCTCGACTGGCTCGAGGAGGTGCTGGCGCTCTTGCCCGCGGGGGTCGAGCCGCTCTTCGACCTGGGCATGGCCCGGGCCTACGACTACTACTCGGGCATCCACTTCCGCGCCTACACCCCCGACTTCGGCCTGCCCCTCCTCGGCGGCGGCCGCTACGACGGCGCGGGGGTGCCCTTCGCCGCCGGGTTCGCGTTGGGGCTCGAGCGCGTGCTCGAGGCCGCCGGGCGGCCCGCGGCCGCGCCGGTGCCGGACGCGCTGGCGCTGGACGCGGCCACGGCCCGCGCCCTGCGCGCGCAGGGCCTCGTGGTGGAGCTCGCCTGGACCGACGACCTGGACGAACTCCGGGCCTACGCCCACGCCCGCGGGATCCCCCGCATCGCCGGCCCCGAAGGCGAGGTGCGGCCGTGA
- the hisG gene encoding ATP phosphoribosyltransferase yields MTFSSFDWVVALPKGRMMQDAYRIFARAGYPLPAAAGERELWHAGEGVAVLELRGGDVPTYVDLGIADVGVAGRDVLLEAGRDLYEPVDLGFGACRLSLIRRPGDGAPVRRVASKYPRFTQAWLRSRGLVADVVKLSGNVELAVLTGLADAVVDVVQTGSTIRAAGLVEVEVLAHSSARLVVNRSALKLKRAVLWPLIERLREAARAGGGADPR; encoded by the coding sequence GTGACCTTCTCCAGCTTCGACTGGGTGGTGGCCCTGCCCAAGGGGCGGATGATGCAGGACGCCTACCGCATCTTCGCGCGCGCGGGCTACCCGCTGCCCGCGGCCGCCGGCGAACGCGAGCTGTGGCACGCAGGGGAGGGGGTGGCCGTGCTCGAGCTGCGCGGCGGCGACGTGCCCACCTACGTCGACCTGGGGATCGCCGACGTGGGCGTGGCCGGGCGCGACGTGCTGCTCGAGGCCGGGCGCGACCTCTACGAACCGGTGGACCTGGGGTTCGGCGCCTGCCGGCTCTCGCTCATCCGCCGGCCGGGCGACGGGGCCCCGGTGCGGCGGGTGGCGAGCAAGTACCCGCGGTTTACCCAGGCCTGGCTGCGCTCGCGGGGCCTGGTGGCCGACGTGGTCAAGCTCTCGGGCAACGTCGAGCTGGCGGTGCTCACGGGCCTGGCCGACGCGGTGGTGGACGTGGTGCAGACCGGCAGCACGATCCGCGCCGCCGGCCTCGTCGAGGTGGAGGTGCTGGCGCACTCGAGCGCCCGCCTGGTCGTGAACCGGAGCGCCCTCAAGCTCAAGCGCGCCGTTCTCTGGCCCTTGATCGAGCGCCTCCGCGAGGCGGCGCGGGCCGGCGGCGGGGCCGACCCCCGGTAG
- the trmH gene encoding tRNA (guanosine(18)-2'-O)-methyltransferase TrmH — MTPERYRRLRDVLDKRQPDLTVLMENVHKPHNLSAILRTADAVGVYEAHAVNPTGGVPTFHDTSGGSEKWVYLRVHPNVEAALEHLKGRGFTVYAANLSERAVDYREVDYTRPSAVLLGAEKWGVSPRAAELADADVIIPMMGMVQSLNVSVAAAVILFEAQCQRLAAGLYARPRLDPETYRRTLFEWAYPREAAVLRRQGLPYPPLDEEGRIV, encoded by the coding sequence GTGACGCCCGAGCGCTACCGCCGCCTCAGGGACGTGCTGGACAAGCGCCAGCCCGACCTGACGGTCCTGATGGAGAACGTCCACAAGCCCCACAACCTCTCGGCCATCCTGCGCACCGCCGACGCGGTGGGCGTCTACGAGGCCCACGCGGTCAACCCCACCGGTGGGGTGCCGACCTTCCACGACACCTCCGGCGGCAGCGAGAAGTGGGTCTACCTGCGGGTGCACCCGAACGTCGAGGCGGCCCTCGAACACCTGAAGGGGCGGGGCTTCACCGTCTACGCCGCCAACCTCTCGGAGCGCGCGGTGGACTACCGCGAGGTCGACTACACCCGCCCCTCGGCGGTGCTCCTGGGCGCGGAGAAGTGGGGGGTGAGCCCGCGCGCCGCCGAGCTCGCCGACGCCGACGTCATCATCCCCATGATGGGCATGGTCCAGAGCCTCAACGTTTCGGTGGCCGCCGCGGTGATCCTCTTCGAGGCGCAGTGCCAGCGGCTCGCCGCCGGCCTCTACGCGCGGCCGCGGCTCGACCCCGAGACCTACCGACGCACCCTCTTCGAGTGGGCCTACCCGCGCGAGGCCGCGGTGCTGCGGCGGCAGGGGCTGCCCTACCCGCCGCTGGACGAAGAGGGCCGCATCGTTTGA